In the Telopea speciosissima isolate NSW1024214 ecotype Mountain lineage chromosome 6, Tspe_v1, whole genome shotgun sequence genome, TAACCTACGGCATGTATGTCAAGACCATATGTCTCTCCCTGGTTTCTGAACCTTGTCAGTTTTGAAACTTTATGTATCACATGTCAACTATCTGAGttatgtttcttattttttgtcttttggcgTTGGGCGTGAGTATACCCATCACAcaatggttttgattttttttttctttttactataAATGGTTTTCATATACAAAACACATTACATATAAATAGAACCTTCTGGATTAGGTCCAGTAATTCTTGACTGTGCTCTTGTCTCAACATAGAATTGTCTTCTTCTAAGTTGTGTGTACATCCTTCAATTTGGTTCTTAAATAATAATTTACAAGCTCAGGTACCTCTATTCACAAAATTTGCTTCATGATTATTGGCATATAAATTATTCATATAGCTAACAAGTAGCTCTGAGGAACTCATAGCTCACCACTTGTCTTAATTGCAATGGCTTGAATCGCACCAGATATTATTACTAATTCTCTCCATTTATATACTTTTTGAATATTACTATCCACAGCCTTCATTATCAAAgattcattaaaaaattttataaataaaataattgttttagaaaaaagaactctatccggGAATATGCACCATGGGGGCATAATGACCGTCCCTCCTATAAAATGTGCAAATGACGCTCTGTTTGATGCCCCGCATATTCTCTCATTGATCTCTACATGTACATTAGAGCCACGCTCCCTAACAGTGAGCActtcccccttttctttttagggGTGGATGATCGTGGGAAGCCAGGCCGGCTATGCTCCATGTAACCCAACTACTACAATTCAGAACAAACAAGAACGGTTTTTGAAGCATGAGCGGTGGTAGTGTTGGTTGTAGCTGATTTTGACAATTTTCAATCTCTTGGAAGGGCCATGTGGCCCCTTCTTTATATTTCTTGCTCCCACAATAGAGTTGGTCAACTGATCCAACGGCCATGAATTTATTAATAGGTTGACCAAGTTGTATGTTGTGTTCCTTAATACCATACAAGCTTGCAACAACCTATCTCTTCTCCCATTCATCTGAAATTAAAAAACAGAACAATACATGAAGACGTGGGTAGCTCTACTCTCTCATCTCTAGAACTGAACGTGGAAGCTACCACTCTTTGTTTCCCACTAATggctctcattttttttcttaataataTGATTAGAGATTTCTAGTTTCTTTGTTCTCTCATATAAACCAAACCCACTTGGACAATTTCCTCTGCTACACATCCATACCTTCCAAAGGGTCACTGAGTTAAAAAACGAATCATGAAGACTCTTACAAACTTTGTCTACTTAGCCATTTTCGTCGGCCTATTGGACTCACCGGCGATCAAAATTGCGGCAGGATTCGATTATGGAGATGCCCTTGTTAAGAGTTTGATGTTCTTTGAAGCACAAAAGTCTGGTAAACTACCAGCTAATCACCAAGTCAACTGGAGAGGGGATTCTGGACTCAGTGACGGGTTTCAGCAGCAagtgagtctctctctctctctaatgggGGTTTCTTGGGGGAAGTTTCGAAGTTTCGAACtttctgggttagggttttcttatatattgcAGCTATTTTTCGAGAGATGTGAGAAAGGGTTTGTATTTTTGCTTCAAAGAAATAATAGAATCGTACTATGCTACCGTACCGTAgatgtagccttccttcttgagggtgaaccacgtataatcttgtcttgtgtgtgtacgatttctctttctctttacatttcttctgcaaaattgTTATTCTGTTGCGTTATTTTTCTAACAATGAGTTGGGAATGCAAAATTTGCAGGTAGATTTGGTGGGAGGGtattatgatgcaggtgatcATGTGAAATTTGGACTACCAATGGCTTTCACAGTAACAATGCTTGCATGGGGAGCTATTGATTTCAGCCATGAAATAGCTGGTGCCAATCAAATGGGAAACACCTTAGATGTCATCAAATGGGGAACTGAATACTTCATCAAGGCTCACTCTCAGCCTAACGTTTTATGGGCACAGGTAAGAAGAAGAGTCACCACCGAGTCACCACCGAGTTGACTCATTTGATTACATGAATGAAATATAGATTATTAGCCCAATTGgtttaattataattatatgaATTAATAATGTGTTAGGTTGGAGATGGTTATTCTGATCACTATTGTTGGGAGAGACCAGAAGACATGACGACACCAAGAACAGCTTACAAGGTAGATGAACAACATCCAGGGTCTGATGTTGCAGGAGAAACAGCGGCAGCCATGGCTGCAGCATCATTGGCTTTCAAGCTTTACAATTCTACGTATTCAAGCCTCTTGCTAGCGCATGCTAAACAGGTGCGAGTAGATCACGCATGGCATGCACGTCTAAGCAAGACGTGTGTACGTGGCATGCACCTCCTCGTTATTTGAGAATTATTCGttctaaaataaataattcggatgttatttttaatatttgtagTACATGtttattatataaataatataaaaattgggataacatttgtttcattaataaaaaaatataacaaaatatgaaaaatcaTAACCAATGAGATCTCTTTGATAAAGATAAACTTTAGGGTGATATGCAATtcttgattatatatatattttttgggaagtagttttgagtgtggcctacgccagcactcccatgagtctatctctctcctccttaaaacaagggggtagagatgtcttttcacatggggaggagagagatagactcatgggactgctggcgtaggccacactcccggacagagatctttttcccctattttttttaataaacctTGACTATATGATTTGATTAAAACATTaggtcatttttttttacctaaTATTCAACTTAAGACATTTTGAATTGATCATGGATATTTAATTGAGTTACGTGTGCCAAAATATTTGTTCTTAACGATTCTATGGTTCTAAaccatcaaccaaaaaaaaaataaaaattaaggacCATTTTTTTGTTATCCACTTCTAAATTCTAACAAAAAATTCTAACCAAGAATTTACATTGtggataattaatttttatcttttttaagtAGTCATTAGCTAATAGTTGTTtaattcaataaataattaccGAATCCCATAAGTTATGATGGGTTTGGATTTTGGGTTGGTTATATAccaaattttaatttcaaattcattCATTTACTCTCCCATATATAAGTCCATGTACCTTTCTTATgcatctgaattttttttaatgatttacTTTGTCgtatgaatttttattttttatttttataacgTGGAACATCTGGGGACCGACCTCATGACATTGTCCTGCGTCCTTTACCAGGCGAGCTAGAGTTGGGTTCACATTCTCGTACATGAACGTATGAGAATGGGCTCCAACCATCCAGATGGCATCCACATGGTGGGACCCACACATAATGGATTCCAACTTGATGATTGGAACCCATTCTCGTACATTTACGTGACGAGAATTGGAGCCCACCTCGCCCAGCTAACACCCCAAGATATCATAGGACTAATTTTatttgagctgaaacttgatTTGTAAGCTAGGGACCTTGGATTCTAGGTTTTCTAGTTTCCCACCAAATTTCAACTATAGCAAAAATAGCTGCTCAACCAACAAGAGTATGtcctcaaaaaaaattttgttggtGTGGGCTGCCATGGATTTGGGTTGAGCACATTGTGACCATACTTTGAAGGATTGGATCAGCATTCGTCGACCAAAATTGGAATCCACAAATCTTGGTTCCGGATTGCAATTATGCCTAGTTTTTAATGGATTTGGGTCTTTTGTAGCGCGACATAAAGTGTAGCGCACCATCTGACGGTCTAGAGTGTTTGAGCACGCAGCCCAGCACACAGGTGGGGTGTTGGGAACTAagtgttgggctgcgtgcccaagCACTGTGGGCCATTAGATATACGCTACACTCTCTGTCGCGTTTGAGAGGAACCCAATGTATTTTTAATCAGTCATGAATACATTTAGATCTtcaatttttaccattttttccCTTTCTGTTGAGTAAAATGgcaacaaaaaaatttcaatagaGCAAAATTATAAGAGTGAtaaatcaaaactcaaaaaataaaaaaatttaagaaaatctttgcttcttcttcccaattttATATGACGATCTTGACTGAAACGCATTGCAGCTTTTCTCATTTGCTGATACTTTTCGAGGTCGGTACGATGACTCGATCACATGTGCTCGAGAGTTCTATCCCTCATCTGGTTATTCAGTAAGAAACTATTCTTTCTCCCTCCATTCTTTTTTAGTATTTTGCTTAGATTGCTTCTTGTGTGATTGTTCTATCTCTCTGCATCTGGTATATTTCagggtttccaaaaaaatttagtctttttggcaaaatttaaatttcaacaaaaatgGAAACCAACACAGATTTAGCTAATGACCTACAAGTTTATTTATTCCCTCTTTACCAGCTCCAAAGAACTAATCCTTATATAGGGTTTcagctagggttttagtattttcaaataCATCCTTCCTCATCTTATTTGTCTAGAAATTCTCTTGCACTTTATTCAACTTTTTGTTTCTCATTAAATAAGTGCTTATCTGGTGAAGGATGAATTGTTATGGGCTGCTACCTGGCTCTTCAGAGCAACAGGAGACCAATACTATCTCAAGTATGTCTCTGATAATGCTGGTGCCTTGGGTGGCACTGGATGGGGTATGACAGAATTCTCTTGGGATAACAAATATGCTGGTGTACAGATCCTTCTTTCTAAGGTATATAAAATTACTTCTCTTCAAGATATATAATTATACTGTAATTCCTTCTTtccattttgatcatttcaagGACTACTGTGCTTGATTTGATTCCCCCCTTGTTCTTGATAAAGGATTACTAATTCTGCATTACTTCTGGAAATAATTGATCTAAGATTCAAAGTTCTAATGCAGGTATTATTGGAAGGGGCTGGTGGCTATTACAGTTCTACTCTAAAGCAGTATAAGGCAAAAGCAGATTTTTTTGCTTGTGCCAATCTGCAAAAGAACAATGGCTATAATGTGCCTTTGACTCCAGGTACTCACTAGTTTTCTAGTACCAATGAGCCCTTTTTGATTAATTAGCCCCTTTGAATGGTGAAAGAAAAGGGTGCAAGTCTCTTGATCTTGATTTGGAtatctgattttctttttcttggcttGCTATTGTTAGGGGGCTTGGTGTATTTGCACCAGTGGAATAACTTGCAGTATGCCTCATCTGCTGCATTCCTTCTCGCAGTCTACTCTGATTATCTTTCTGCAGCAAATTCTGTGCTAAGTTGTCCAGGTGGCCAAGTCCAAGCTGATGCTCTCATGAAGTTTTCTCAATCACAGGTATTAGTAGTTCCTTCAGATTAATTTGGTCTTAGAAAGATTAACAGCATCTATCGAGAACTCGCAACAAACATACTCTCCATTGCCAATGATGTTGTGATTTGAAGATCAAGGAATGGACCTGAACTTTCAGATTCTCAACTTCTATTTCAGTTAGGATGATAAAATTTCTCCTTGAATTGAGCTTTTGTAGAGTTCCATATATAATTTCTGCCTAGAAAATTCAATTGATATGGTGCCAATGGGTTGGGAATTAAGTGAATCATCCAGAAGGTGAAAGCCAAGTTATAGAAAATTTCCCACTTAATTGATTAATAAACCCACTAacaggaagaaagaaaaaatcattctTACTGTTAGTTCAGAAACATGATTATGGTtcatcatttttgttttaaaactaGTGACTATATTGTATCTGCTTCCACATCCTCAGGCTGATTACATTCTTGGAAACAATCCGAAGTATATGAGTTACTTGGTTGGGTTTGGAGAGAATTATCCAGCTCATGTTCACCATAGAGGTGCTTCAATTCCTTCTCTATATTCTCTCCGATCTACCATTGGCTGTGTCCAAGGGTTTGAGGAATGGTATAATCGTCCCGAGGGAAACCCCAATGTTTTGGTTGGAGCTCTTGTGGGAGGTCCAGACAAGTCTGATGGCTTCCTTGATGAAAGGTCAAATTATGAACAAACAGAGCCTACTATTTCTGGTTCTGCTCCTCTTGTAGGCCTCTTCTCCAAGTTGCAGAGTCTCATAGGAACTTCAGGTTGGTGAACACAGTTTTGATATTCTTTGTGTTTCACTTCATTTGTTCAAAATGTCCATTACAAGCATGCATTTTCACTTTTGAGTCTCATGACAGTGCTACTAGTTAATTTAGATTCTTAATCCTCTGTTGAGATAATGGCATATTATCTAAGGCCTGCTCTCCTTAAATTTTCAGGTTCTTATCACAAGCCATCACCAGTGCCCCAACATAAACCATCGCCAGTACCCCACCACTATACAGCACCAGTACCCTACTATGGAAAATCAAGTAAGTAGTAGAATAATTTAACTCAAAGATTCTAGGAGGTTCATTAAGTGATCAAAGTCTGAACATTTCTAAGCTATTTGGTAATGTTAGGATAATTCTAATGATTCTTTACTAATTCCATTAGTTTTGTATTGGCTTGATTTTAATGGGTTTGGATATGTCATGACTTCTGGCAGAGGTACCAGTTGCATTCCTTCACTCCATAACTGCTACCTGGAGGATCGGACGAATGGCCTACTATCGCCATAAGGTTGTCATAAAAAACACATCCATGAAGCAAATCACATACCTTAAACTGGCTTTTGAAAACCTATCAGGGCCAATATGGGGCCTTTCGGCAATTGCAGAGAAGAATGTGTATGAACTTCCTCATTGGATCAAAGTATTGAAACCTGGTTCAGAGTGCATCTTTGTTTATATTCAAGGAGGACCTCAAGCCAAGATTTCAATTTTAAGCTACTATTGATCACACCTGAAGAGGATTCACACTCACATATAGTGAAAGGAAATAGAATTTTCATGGTTCTATGAGGTTCATATACTGTCAAATATATAGTTA is a window encoding:
- the LOC122665847 gene encoding endoglucanase 5, producing the protein MKTLTNFVYLAIFVGLLDSPAIKIAAGFDYGDALVKSLMFFEAQKSGKLPANHQVNWRGDSGLSDGFQQQVDLVGGYYDAGDHVKFGLPMAFTVTMLAWGAIDFSHEIAGANQMGNTLDVIKWGTEYFIKAHSQPNVLWAQVGDGYSDHYCWERPEDMTTPRTAYKVDEQHPGSDVAGETAAAMAAASLAFKLYNSTYSSLLLAHAKQLFSFADTFRGRYDDSITCAREFYPSSGYSDELLWAATWLFRATGDQYYLKYVSDNAGALGGTGWGMTEFSWDNKYAGVQILLSKVLLEGAGGYYSSTLKQYKAKADFFACANLQKNNGYNVPLTPGGLVYLHQWNNLQYASSAAFLLAVYSDYLSAANSVLSCPGGQVQADALMKFSQSQADYILGNNPKYMSYLVGFGENYPAHVHHRGASIPSLYSLRSTIGCVQGFEEWYNRPEGNPNVLVGALVGGPDKSDGFLDERSNYEQTEPTISGSAPLVGLFSKLQSLIGTSGSYHKPSPVPQHKPSPVPHHYTAPVPYYGKSKVPVAFLHSITATWRIGRMAYYRHKVVIKNTSMKQITYLKLAFENLSGPIWGLSAIAEKNVYELPHWIKVLKPGSECIFVYIQGGPQAKISILSYY